The proteins below come from a single Leptidea sinapis chromosome Z, ilLepSina1.1, whole genome shotgun sequence genomic window:
- the LOC126978283 gene encoding protein SERAC1, with the protein MSLHDRLKPFLKILKIASLWGSGALIIAFHIKKTRNTIYKVVNPRVLDAENKFSPEYIYIDDPSYDAAMKAEHDTENRQSVGLSRIWKSLKYSLAWKLLWLCRNGTKEQRNLALEQLAAFKNNKCWDCHKLAQALDKDTAVLLARTYGADLRYFLPPPIHIRCSALKPQLVSFKLKECLVAIQNIKPHSCIRAFLDKYFVNVQEQAMEIDLPSKPDSISEKELIILCLDAIHHHLLLFYNKNYDEDLSSKALIEKEILAILAELLLRYQQDSDIDMAILKVLTVLSIHKNLLNDFFQHGLIKDLSRLLRSNEIRLASSAAVTLANLSGEYFYRPGLYLLYPLYRSTTTHTCDTLLVHGLRGGVFVTWRQRDKKCTQPLGLLDVTVSDVDCDPCESKKEEPTYYDPELQQVMDDIMEMEEEAMLSNFEVVLHDLPIDAKRDSLITYSLTADKKRLALIQEEEDRCNHTLCWPRDWLPQDCDNLRILGVNYWSTLSDWLERCPLQNADIATRATELLPALIDADVGKTNVVWLAHSMGGLIVKQLLVKASQSDNNLEKSLCFNTKALFFYSTPHKGSALAAMPRAAAAVFWPSHDVRQLQENSPTLLDIHNSFIKYADSYGWETISFAETLPTLVTAFKVPIHFVEPNSADLGRGVFYQLPLDHLSICKPATRQSVLYTSVLDVLQRLTVREAEFNNAGHYLTRVADYIWYLFRNRTKQVIEIIDEAQNIERLHWFEKILLKTFTDDFSD; encoded by the coding sequence ATGAGTTTACATGACAGGCTCAAACCATTTCTTAAGATATTGAAAATAGCATCTTTGTGGGGAAGTGGAGCCCTTATTATAGCGTTTCACATTAAGAAGACACGTAATACGATATATAAAGTTGTAAATCCAAGAGTATTAGATGCTGAGAATAAGTTTAGTCCAGAATACATATACATTGATGATCCTTCATATGATGCTGCTATGAAAGCAGAGCATGATACAGAAAACAGACAATCAGTTGGGTTATCTAGAATATGGAAAAGCCTTAAATATTCTCTAGCATGGAAACTCTTATGGCTGTGTCGTAATGGAACTAAAGAGCAGAGAAATTTAGCATTAGAACAATTGGccgcttttaaaaataacaaatgttgGGACTGTCATAAACTTGCTCAAGCCCTTGATAAAGATACCGCTGTCCTCTTAGCCCGTACCTATGGGGCTGATTTGAGGTATTTTCTACCCCCTCCAATTCATATTCGTTGCTCAGCACTTAAACCTCAACTTGTGTCTTTTAAACTTAAAGAATGTCTAGTAGCAATACAGAACATTAAACCCCACAGCTGCATACGGGCTTTTCTTGATAAATACTTTGTCAATGTCCAAGAGCAGGCTATGGAAATTGATTTACCAAGCAAACCTGACAGTATTAGTGAAaaggaattaataattttatgtcttGATGCAATACATCACCATCTATTacttttctataataaaaattatgatgaagATTTATCTAGTAAGGCTTTGATTGAAAAAGAGATTTTGGCAATTTTAGCTGAATTACTCTTGAGATACCAGCAAGATTCTGATATTGACATGGCTATATTAAAAGTATTGACAGTTTTGAGCATTCATAAGAAtcttttgaatgatttttttcaACATGGTCTTATCAAAGACTTGTCAAGGTTACTTAGGTCGAATGAGATCCGACTGGCCAGTTCTGCAGCTGTCACTCTTGCAAATCTTTCTGGTGAATACTTCTACAGGCCTGGATTGTACCTTTTATATCCACTTTATAGATCTACCACAACTCACACATGTGATACTTTGCTGGTGCACGGCTTGCGCGGAGGTGTATTTGTTACTTGGAGACAAAGGGATAAGAAATGTACCCAGCCTCTTGGACTTTTAGATGTTACAGTTTCTGATGTCGATTGTGATCCATGTGAGTCAAAGAAAGAAGAACCAACTTATTATGATCCAGAATTACAGCAAGTCATGGATGATATAATGGAAATGGAAGAAGAAGCTATGCTCTCAAATTTTGAGGTTGTTTTGCATGATCTTCCAATAGACGCAAAAAGAGACAGTTTGATTACTTACTCTTTGACAGCAGACAAAAAGAGATTGGCATTAAtacaagaggaagaagataggtGTAACCATACACTTTGCTGGCCTAGAGATTGGTTACCTCAGGATTGTGATAATTTGAGAATACTTGGAGTAAATTACTGGAGCACACTTTCAGATTGGTTGGAACGGTGTCCATTACAAAATGCTGATATAGCCACAAGAGCTACAGAACTATTGCCGGCTTTGATTGATGCTGATGTTGGAAAAACCAATGTTGTATGGTTAGCACATTCAATGGGTGGATTAATTGTTAAACAATTGCTTGTAAAAGCATCTCAAAGTGATAATAATTTGGAGAAAAGTCTGTGTTTTAACACAAAGGCCTTGTTTTTCTACAGTACACCACACAAAGGAAGCGCCCTTGCTGCAATGCCAAGAGCTGCTGCAGCTGTATTTTGGCCATCTCATGATGTTAGGCAATTACAGGAGAACTCACCAACTTTGCTTGATATACATAATTCATTCATCAAATATGCAGACAGTTATGGTTGGGAAACTATAAGTTTTGCAGAAACATTACCTACTTTAGTTACAGCTTTTAAAGTGCCTATTCACTTTGTTGAGCCTAATTCAGCAGATCTTGGTCGAGGAGTGTTTTACCAATTACCATTGGATCACTTATCTATATGCAAGCCGGCTACAAGACAGTCTGTATTGTACACTTCTGTCTTGGATGTACTTCAAAGGCTGACAGTTCGAGAAGCCGAATTTAATAATGCAGGCCACTATTTGACTCGAGTTGCAGACTATATTTGGTACTTGTTTAGAAATAGAACTAAGCAAGTGATAGAAATAATTGATGAGGCTCAAAATATTGAACGACTACATTGGTTTGAAAAgatattgttaaaaacatttacaGATGATTTTAGTGATTAA
- the LOC126978297 gene encoding uncharacterized protein LOC126978297 — protein MSGNWNNDDVYKLIEMFQAREVLWNTMSESYKDRNKKHDAWMEIASEFNMDKKVIEKKIRSLVGQFNRECKSNKSGAGANESSKWFAFKKLMFLKGKNIPSLTVDGGLQGNEENRIASENTLSLNETGNTVTDETTGTPFATPKPFRKRRRPEVEQDPTQQEAVNILQRMYESRKSRDENDAFGEYVSMKLKQIKNSHAKNTAQHHINNILYNATMGQYDFPTTFTDPTASSSWGYNSEPNLSTFSENNADCSSRGYYTAPSPSASFETSSSDNSRTHTRTSARTQSPSNLSESSQDSTQSLNDLLESIKN, from the exons ATGTCCGGTAATTGGAATAACGATGATGTTTACAAACTGATTGAAATGTTTCAAGCAAGAGAAGTACTATGGAACACGATGTCAGAGAGCTACAAAGaccgaaataaaaaacacgATGCTTGGATGGAAATTGCCAGTGAATTTAATAtggataaaaaagtaattgaaaaaaagATTCGATCACTCGTAGGTCAATTTAACCGAGAATGTAAATCTAATAAATCTGGTGCAGGAGCTAATGAGTCAAGTAAATGgtttgcatttaaaaaactcATGTTCCTTAAAGGCAAAAATATTCCAAGTTTAACTGTCGATGGAGGGTTGCAg GGTAACgaagaaaacagaattgctTCAGAAAACACTCTCAGTTTGAACGAAACAGGAAATACTGTCACTGATGAAACTACGGGCACGCCTTTCGCCACCCCAAAACCATTTCGGAAAAGAAGACGGCCTGAAGTAGAACAAGATCCAACACAAcaagaagctgtaaatattttacaaagaatgtacGAATCTAGAAAAAGCAGGGATGAAAATGACGCATTTGGAGAGTATGTCTCGATgaaactgaaacaaataaaaaacagtcaTGCTAAGAATACTGCTCAACAtcacattaacaatattttgtacaatgcGACAATGGGACAATATGATTTTCCAACAACCTTTACAGACCCAACCGCTAGTAGTTCCTGGGGATACAACTCTGAACCAAATCTATCCACTTTTTCGGAAAATAATGCTGACTGTAGCTCGAGAGGATACTACACCGCACCGAGTCCCTCGGCTTCATTTGAAACCAGTTCTTCGGATAACTCCAGGACACATACTCGTACCAGCGCAAGAACACAGAGTCCGTCTAATTTATCGGAATCAAGCCAAGATTCGACCCAATCATTAAACGATTTGTTGGaatcaatcaaaaattaa
- the LOC126978294 gene encoding putative nuclease HARBI1, with the protein MEEDLLIGIAFIFCLKKKKKRSYWMRQTLKARGKYSATDYLKDLGIDGCLKDFIRMNSSEFEYLQNLIGAKIGKRDTTFRKSVSVTERLAVTLRFLATGSSYKSLGNVFKLSDQVISIIVPEVCEALNEVLKEYIQIPTTPQEWLHVANSFEEKWNFPNCLGSIDGKHVAIQKPIDSGSEYYNYKGFYSVVLLAIVDAEYNFLYVNIGCQGRISDGGVFANTKFRNKINDNSLKIPSDSSLPGRNKPLPYVFVTDDAFPLQKHLLKPFPGPQDSNSKERIFSYRLSRARRTVENAFGILSARFRVLRTTILLDPEKTTTLIMTCVLLHNFIRKTESSMIYAPSQYYDGDDIVTGTRIDGQWRLEQQQLTPLEACESLTDDGKEIRKEFAEYFSNEGFLDWASKYY; encoded by the exons ATGGAAGAAGATTTGCTCATTGgaatagcttttattttttgtttaaaaaagaagaaaaagcgcTCTTATTGGATGCGCCAAACGCTAAAAGCTAGAGGAAAATATAGTGCCACAGACTATCTCAAGGATTTAGGTATTGATGGTTgcttaaaagattttataagaATGAACAGTTCCGAATTTGAAtatctacaaaatttaattggGGCAAAAATAGGCAAACGAGACACTACATTTAGAAAATCTGTAAGTGTGACGGAAAGACTTGCGGTAACGTTAAGATTTTTGGCAACTGGTAGCAGTTATAAAAGTCTTGGAAATGTGTTCAAGTTGTCAGACCAAGTGATATCTATTATCGTACCAGAAGTGTGCGAGGCTCTCAATGAGGTTTTAAAGGAATACATACAG ATACCAACAACACCTCAAGAGTGGCTACACGTGGCAAATTCATTTGAAGAAAAATGGAATTTCCCAAATTGCTTAGGAAGTATCGATGGAAAGCACGTAGCCATACAAAAGCCAATTGATAGCGGCAGTGAATATTACAACTATAAAGGATTTTACAGCGTTGTACTTTTAGCGATAGTGGACGCAGAATACAACTTTCTGTACGTGAATATTGGCTGCCAAGGACGCATAAGTGATGGCGGAGTTTTCGCAAACACaaaatttcgaaataaaattaacgacaatagtttaaaaatacccAGTGACAGCTCACTACCAGGCAGAAACAAACCTCTTCCTTATGTGTTCGTAACAGATGATGCGTTCCCTTTacaaaaacacttattaaaaCCTTTTCCAGGACCACAGGATAGCAATTCTAAGGAAAGAATCTTCAGTTATAGACTGAGTCGTGCGAGGAGAACAGTAGAGAACGCATTTGGGATTTTGTCAGCCAGATTTAGAGTTTTACGAACTACAATATTATTAGATCCAGAAAAAACTACTACTTTAATTATGACATGCGTGCTACtgcataattttataagaaaaactgAATCGAGCATGATTTACGCTCCATCTCAATACTATGATGGAGATGACATAGTAACTGGTACACGTATCGATGGACAATGGAGATTAGAACAGCAGCAATTAACACCACTTGAAGCATGTGAATCCCTGACAGATGATgggaaagaaataagaaaagaattcgcagaatatttttcaaatgaagGGTTTTTGGACTGGgcatctaaatattattaa